The genomic segment CATCCTCCATTATCATAGCAGATTCCGTCTTCCACGACCGCGATGGCGGCGGCAAAGACAAGAAGAAGCCATTTTGTTTTCCCTTGTTTGGAGCGAGAGAAAGTGAAGAGGGGTCAAGTGGTCAGTCAACTGTCATTTTTTGTTCGCTTTTaggtaaaaaatgaaaaaaaatggagTGTACTAAGAATCTAACACTAGACCAAATGCCCAACTCTCATTGGTCTTGAGgattaatattttgttaaatgtagaacaaatttattttaaaactcgtattttcattaaatttaattgTTGTTTGAATCTCAATTAAATACACTACTtaatttaaataatgaataattaaGCATTAATGcggataataattaaaatatcaaaattttaatataattcgAATTTATAATATTCAAATCCACACTACAAATATTTAAATTCGTACTATCCAATagtattttaaatcttattaataTAGTACACAGTggtaattattcaaaattttataccACAAAATATGATTTGGTGTTGAAAAATATGAGAACAAAAAAAGTGAACTCAATGATATATAAAGTATTTTAGacccttttattcttttattaacaatGGTGTTTTCCAAGATTGATGATGTATCTCACCACCTTCTACGTCTCCTTCCATACCAGTATGCAAATGCAGCTACTGATGCTGCCACAACAACACCCGCGGTTGCGTGCCAAGGGTAGATCAGCGTTTCGACAACAAGGCTAGAAGTTCCGGCTTCGATTAACGGTGTCTGGGGTTTTATTTTCTTATTCCCTGTCATAGCGAAATTCAAGCCCTGTCGTCCCACCTCGGCCAGATCATCGACTGCTGGTTTAAGCTGAGCGGCATTAGCTATTGCTTCGAACTCGTCTTCGGTCCCTCCTTCAAGGAAAGATCCAACGAGGTGACCATTGTTTATCCAATATGCcccaaatttagtccctaagtaaTTTCCAAAATGGACCACTTCCCCTGCATTGTCTCCGTAAAACCGCCAAGAAAATGAAAAGGCTTTCGAGTAGAACAACGGTAGGTACTCGAACTCGCCTGTTTTATCCGGTTCCATGATCACAGCAGCGACATGTTTAGCGGTTTTTCGAGCCGAATCGACATGCTCGAGCCTGCGAATTCTACCGCAAAGATCGACAGGAAACACCGCAACATCACCAACCGCGTAAACTGAGTCATTGCTTGTTTGCAACTTCCCATTCACTTTGATCCCACCTTTCTCCATCGTCAGTTGTCCTTCGAACAAGCTCGTGTTCGGACGTATTCCGATCCCTACAACAACCATGTCCACGGGTATCTGACTCCCATCTCGTAGATTAACAGCTGTAACCTAAAAAACTAAGTTGATTAGCTAATCAAAACATCAAAGATTACAGCTTTAAACATCATATAAACATAATTTACCTTCCCATTggaatcaaattcaaatgatgATAAAATTGTTCCTCTAATGAACTTAACTCCTTTAGATTGATAATAATCCTCATAATAGCTTGCAATCTTCGGTGTAAACAAACGAGGCACTACAACATAGACAATATTAACATTTTATAACATAGAAAAAATCCGACTCTTCATTCTTGGATTACAAAACTAAGACACTCACTGCAATGAGCTTCGGGGAAAACCATGGTTACGTTTATTTTATTGGTCACCAATGATGCAGCACACTCCATCGCAATGTACCCTCCGCCGATGACCACAGCATTTCCGCCAGTACAAGATTGCATCACGTTAACGAGTCGGTCCGCATCGGCTAAATCTCGTAAATAACATACATTTTCCGCTTCCGATCCTTTCACTCCGAATTCTTCGAGCTTTAAAGCCTACCGTTTGACAAACATGAATATGCAAACATTATCATTTGCAGGGGCGGCACTAAACCTAAAATGGGAAAATATCATTCTGGCCTCtttatcttttataaaattataaatcagTAAATGGTTAAATTCTACTTTGgccccaaaaatgataaaattttataaagatataagctaatACAATGATAAAATTGCATTTTAGATCTCATAAAAATACATAACTCAATTTCCGCTCCAAAACTAATTTCCGACTTTGCCTCTGATCATTTGTGAAGAAGCATTAACACTAACAACGACAATTAGGTGATTAAAAGCTTAGTTTCAATACCTTAGCCCCTGTTGCAATGATGAGGGTTTCGTAACGTA from the Gossypium hirsutum isolate 1008001.06 chromosome D09, Gossypium_hirsutum_v2.1, whole genome shotgun sequence genome contains:
- the LOC107892280 gene encoding monodehydroascorbate reductase 4, peroxisomal, which codes for MERVFAYVIVGGGVAAGYAALEFTKRGVSHAQLCIISEEPVAPYERPTLSKKFLHPESPARLPSFHTCVGANEELLTPTWYEEHGIELVLGTRVESVDVGQKTLLTASGETIRYETLIIATGAKALKLEEFGVKGSEAENVCYLRDLADADRLVNVMQSCTGGNAVVIGGGYIAMECAASLVTNKINVTMVFPEAHCMPRLFTPKIASYYEDYYQSKGVKFIRGTILSSFEFDSNGKVTAVNLRDGSQIPVDMVVVGIGIRPNTSLFEGQLTMEKGGIKVNGKLQTSNDSVYAVGDVAVFPVDLCGRIRRLEHVDSARKTAKHVAAVIMEPDKTGEFEYLPLFYSKAFSFSWRFYGDNAGEVVHFGNYLGTKFGAYWINNGHLVGSFLEGGTEDEFEAIANAAQLKPAVDDLAEVGRQGLNFAMTGNKKIKPQTPLIEAGTSSLVVETLIYPWHATAGVVVAASVAAFAYWYGRRRRRW